The following are encoded together in the Gemmatimonadaceae bacterium genome:
- a CDS encoding DbpA RNA binding domain-containing protein — translation MSSVDRDPASHAVSRGQNAVIVLPHDWASIAEFLAPLVERIDADGSDLQLLVATGDADAAAAVIAAAVRLIGDRPIRVLAATSTARASRLARLRTPQLIAATPTTLVELIRASAIKLADLRAICIAWADEVVARDESASLETLMAEVPKTAARTIVASIVTPAVDELVERYARRARREAAQVPASNEPIALEYVLVSPAARSTTLRRLLDELDPESATVFAREAESRASVGNQLRSLGYAGDGDVRCAVAAAPGTALTVLYDLPATHEELREAVAGAARRIAIIQPRQLESLRALALNGVLKPHRLPETAAASRARDASVLAQLRATLEAGTVSRELLSLEPLLDEYDGVEVAAAALKLLEHERLAERARVAAQTRAPQGEGSAVAARAPTGPMVSLFASVGERDGIRPADLVGMITSKAGVAGSDVGRIDIRDSHSTIEVASELADQIIDRASGTILKGRRALLKRDERPARREDRPFRREGAPRREGGGPRREGAPRRDGGGRDERRPREARGGFRARDRDDDRPRRGRDDDDRPRRGPRGPRPTPRA, via the coding sequence GAGTTCCTGGCCCCCCTCGTCGAACGCATCGACGCCGACGGTTCGGACCTTCAACTGCTCGTCGCGACGGGTGACGCGGACGCCGCCGCCGCCGTGATCGCCGCGGCCGTTCGCCTGATCGGCGACCGACCGATCCGCGTCCTCGCCGCGACGTCCACCGCGCGCGCATCGCGCCTCGCTCGACTCCGAACGCCGCAGCTCATAGCGGCCACGCCGACTACCCTCGTCGAGCTCATCCGCGCCAGCGCGATCAAGCTCGCCGACCTTCGCGCGATTTGTATCGCCTGGGCCGATGAGGTGGTCGCGCGTGACGAGTCGGCGTCGCTCGAGACTCTGATGGCCGAGGTGCCCAAGACTGCCGCTCGCACCATCGTGGCGTCGATCGTCACCCCCGCGGTGGACGAATTGGTCGAACGATACGCCCGCCGTGCCCGCCGAGAAGCCGCGCAAGTTCCGGCGAGCAACGAGCCCATCGCGCTCGAATACGTACTCGTGTCGCCCGCCGCGCGCTCCACGACGTTGCGCCGGTTGCTCGACGAGCTCGATCCGGAGTCGGCCACAGTCTTCGCGCGCGAAGCTGAAAGCCGGGCCTCCGTCGGCAATCAACTTCGCTCGCTCGGCTACGCCGGAGACGGCGACGTGCGGTGTGCCGTGGCCGCGGCCCCCGGAACGGCGTTGACCGTCCTCTACGACTTGCCAGCCACGCACGAAGAGCTCCGCGAAGCCGTCGCGGGCGCGGCTCGTCGCATCGCGATCATTCAGCCGCGCCAACTTGAGAGCCTGCGGGCGCTGGCCCTCAACGGCGTGCTCAAACCGCATCGACTGCCAGAAACCGCGGCGGCGTCGCGCGCGCGCGACGCGAGCGTGTTGGCGCAGCTTCGCGCGACGCTCGAGGCTGGAACGGTATCGCGCGAGCTGCTTTCGCTGGAGCCGCTGCTCGACGAGTACGACGGCGTCGAGGTGGCGGCGGCAGCCCTCAAGCTCCTCGAGCACGAACGATTGGCCGAGCGCGCGCGAGTCGCGGCGCAGACACGTGCGCCCCAAGGCGAAGGCTCGGCCGTCGCCGCGCGCGCGCCTACGGGTCCGATGGTCAGTCTGTTCGCGAGCGTCGGCGAACGCGACGGGATTCGCCCCGCGGACCTCGTCGGGATGATCACGAGCAAGGCGGGCGTCGCGGGAAGCGACGTCGGACGCATCGACATCCGCGATTCTCACTCGACGATCGAAGTCGCGAGTGAGCTCGCCGACCAGATCATCGATCGAGCGTCCGGAACGATCCTCAAGGGTCGTCGCGCTCTCTTGAAGCGCGACGAACGGCCGGCTCGTCGGGAGGACCGGCCGTTCCGCCGCGAAGGCGCGCCGCGTCGAGAGGGGGGTGGGCCGCGTCGCGAGGGTGCTCCGCGCCGCGACGGAGGAGGACGCGACGAACGGCGTCCGCGTGAAGCGCGCGGCGGTTTCCGCGCCCGTGATCGTGACGACGACCGGCCGCGCCGTGGCCGCGACGACGATGACCGGCCTCGCCGCGGTCCGCGCGGCCCGCGCCCGACGCCGCGCGCGTGA